In Leucoraja erinacea ecotype New England chromosome 28, Leri_hhj_1, whole genome shotgun sequence, the following are encoded in one genomic region:
- the LOC129710736 gene encoding P2Y purinoceptor 4-like — translation MALTEETGNSSVIATINRTCLLDEQFLTIMMPPILTIFFILAASFNSLALWIFCSHMKKKTPIDILMLNLCMVDLLFTLTYPLVIIYHSNSNYWIFGNFVCKLQTFMMYCTVLASVFFLTCISNYRCYVIIKPIHSQSRVTKKCTIIICVLIWLLAGLFAFPSFYRVNVFELNGKIHCLSFNHPNVETDVLTFTIMLFILTFGIPFISLLVSTLLIQRKLANLTLTAHSEKGRHAIRMMIVILCIFVICFLPINVARLIMSVVSVKSCKNYQQIGVVYYCCVLALYANNVLDPFVYFYAGTKYRSKLINAIKGVAFCNKLPIAASSTQSNTESRV, via the coding sequence ATGGCCCTTACTGAAGAAACAGGCAATTCATCAGTCATAGCCACAATTAATAGAACATGTTTGCTGGATGAACAGTTCCTCACAATAATGATGCCTCCGATCCTTACAATCTTCTTCATTTTAGCTGCAAGCTTCAACAGTCTGGCCCTATGGATATTTTGCTCGCACATGAAGAAAAAGACCCCAATTGACATTTTGATGTTGAATCTGTGCATGGTCGACTTGCTTTTCACACTCACCTATCCTCTCGTAATAATTTACCACAGCAACAGCAATTATTGGATATTTGGAAACTTtgtgtgcaaactccaaacattcATGATGTATTGTACCGTGTTGGCAAGTGTCTTCTTCCTGACATGCATCAGCAATTATCGATGTTACGTGATCATCAAGCCTATCCACTCCCAAAGCAGGGTTACAAAGAAATGTACCATTATTATTTGTGTGTTGATCTGGTTATTAGCTGGTTTATTCGCATTTCCGTCTTTTTATAGAGTCAATGTTTTTGAATTGAATGGAAAAATACATTGTTTGAGCTTCAATCATCCAAATGTAGAGACAGATGTACTCACTTTCActattatgttgtttattttgaccTTTGGAATTCCATTTATATCCTTGCTGGTGTCAACTTTACTTATTCAAAGGAAATTGGCCAATTTGACATTAACTGCTCATTCAGAAAAAGGCCGACATGCTATCAGGATGATGATAGTGATATTGTGCATCTTTGTAATATGCTTTCTTCCTATAAACGTAGCACGTTTAATTATGTCCGTTGTGAGTGTCAAGAGCTGCAAAAATTACCAACAAATCGGAGTGGTTTACTACTGTTGCGTTCTTGCCCTTTACGCCAATAATGTTCTGgatccttttgtgtatttttacGCTGGCACCAAATATCGTTCAAAGCTCATTAATGCCATCAAAGGTGTGGCCTTTTGTAACAAGCTGCCAATAGCTGCCAGCAGCACCCAATCCAACACTGAGTCAAGAGTGTGA